The genome window ACGGCCGCGCCGATCCCGGAGTCCCCTCCGGTGACGATCGCCTTCCGGGCGGTGAGCCGGCCGGTCCCGACGTAGCTGGCCTCGCCGTGGTCGGCGGGCGGCTCGAGCTCGCTGTCGCGTCCCGGCTCCGGGACCTGCGCCTCCGGCGGGTGGATGTGCGGGTAGCGGTCCACGGGATTGTCGAATTCGTACTGGCTCTCGGGCATGTCTCCTCTTCCGCTCCGGCCGCCTCCCGGTACAGGGCGGCCTTTGGTTCGATCCGCCCCGGACGCTACGCGGCGAATCGCCGCACCGGACCCGGTTGCCCAGCCGGGAGCCCGCGCGTACCGTGCGGGCGACGGCCGCAGCACGGCGTCACGGATCCGCTTCGCGCGCAAGGGGTTGAACCGCGCGGATCGCGGCCGACTGTAGCCTGCATGGAGAAGACTGCGGCGTGCATGGAGAAGACCCGCACTCACCCGCGGGCGCGGCGCGAGGAGCGTACGCCGGGGCCGGTCGGCGCATGATGCCCGCTCCGACGACGGCCACCGGACTCGACGCCTACCTCGACGCGGCGGCGCGCTGCGGTGGCGCGGTCGCGCCGCTGCTGGAGGTCCTGCGGGCGACGCCGCCAGCCCGGCTGCTGCCGCTGCCGGGGTCGGGGCGGACGGCGGAGCGCTTCCGCGGGCTCGCCCGGATCGCCGCGGTGGACGTGACCGCGGCGCGCGTGATCGAACCGCACCTCGACGCGGTGGCGATCCTCGCGGAGGCGGACGCCCCGGAGCCCGGGCAGGGCACGACGTGGGGCGTGTTCGCCGCGGAGGCGCCGGACGCCGTGCTGCTCGCCTGCCCGGAGCAGGACCGCTGGGCGCTCCGCGGCCGCAAGCCGTGGTGCTCGCTGGCGGGCCGGCTCACCAGCGCGCTCGTGACCGCTGCGACCCCGGACGGCGGGCGCCGGATGTTCGCCGTCTCGCTGGGCGCGCCCGGCGTGACGGCTGAACCGGCGCGGTGGGTCGCGCGCGGTCTCAGCGAGGTCGTCAGCGGACCGGTCGACTTCGACCGTACGCCCGCGCGCCCCGTCGGCGGCGACGGCTGGTACCTCGACCGCCCGGGCTTCCGCTGGGGTGCGATCGGGGTCGCCGCCTGCTGGTGGGGCGGCTG of Leifsonia shinshuensis contains these proteins:
- a CDS encoding acyl-CoA dehydrogenase family protein; protein product: MMPAPTTATGLDAYLDAAARCGGAVAPLLEVLRATPPARLLPLPGSGRTAERFRGLARIAAVDVTAARVIEPHLDAVAILAEADAPEPGQGTTWGVFAAEAPDAVLLACPEQDRWALRGRKPWCSLAGRLTSALVTAATPDGGRRMFAVSLGAPGVTAEPARWVARGLSEVVSGPVDFDRTPARPVGGDGWYLDRPGFRWGAIGVAACWWGGCLPVVDALIARTRKRPDDAIPAARTGELYRRLDAGRLALEDAAARIDEDRVADAAVLAHAVRGTIADAVVATLDAAREVLGPAALAFDEDLARRCADLELYVSQYHRGRDDASLAGHLAGGLLGW